The Ferrovibrio sp. MS7 sequence GCATGGCGTAGCCGGCCGGCACGTTGAAATATATCGTTGGCGAGACGTCGCCGAGATTCGTTACCGTTTTGTCGATCAGGCCCGGCGCCGGCTTGCCGTCGTCGATATGCAGGCTGCCGCCCTGGCGCAGCACCAGATTGAAATTGTGGTTGCCGCCGAAGGTGTGGTTCCACGGCAGCCAATCCAGCAGATGCGGCGGTGTGTCATGCAGGAACGGCCAGATCTGCGCGATGGATTGCTGGTTCGACGACAGCATGCGATGCGTGTTGATGACGCCCTTGGGCAAGCCGGTGGAACCAGACGTGAAAAGATACTTCGCCACCCAGTCGGGCCGGATCGCCTTGAAGCGCGCTTCGGCGGCTGCATCGGGCTCAGCCTGCAACAAGGCCGAGAACGGCGTGGCGGCAATGCCTTCCGGCGGCGCCGCGCTGCACACCACTTCCACGCCCTGCAGGCCCAAGCCCTTCAGCACGGCGGCGAACATCGCGCCCTTCTCGGCGAAAACCAGTTTCGGCTTCACCAGGCCGAAGATGTGATGCACCTTGGCGTGATCCTGGCTCATCAGCGAATAGGCAACGCTGACCGGCGCCACCGGCGCACCTGCCAGCCAAGCGCCCAGCATCATCTGCGCATGGTCGATGCTGTTGCCGGAGAGAATCAGCACCGGTGTATCCTGGCCAAAGCCGCGCTGGAGCAGACTGGCGGCAATGCGCCGCGCATTGTTCCAGGCTTCCGCGTAGCTCAGCCGCCGCCAGCCGCCTTGCGGATTGCGCTCGGCGAGAAAGGTCGCATCAGGCTGCTGCCTGGCCTGGCGTTCGAGATCGAGGCCGAGATGATCGGGATAGGCCGCCAGCGGCTCGGCGCTTTCCAGCACAAAGCCGCCATCCGGATGCGCGATGCGGCGGATGCGTGGCTCAGCCAGTGCAAGCGGCAAGAAGGGCGGTTTGCTGCCCATCGTGGTTCCCTCCCGGTATTTTTATGAATTGTAGTATAGCATTACAATATTGGTAAAGGGAAAAGCGGCGTCTGCTGTCATGGCCCGCTTCAGGCGGGCCATCCACGAGTGGATATTTGCTGAAAACAAACGCGTGGAT is a genomic window containing:
- a CDS encoding feruloyl-CoA synthase, which encodes MGSKPPFLPLALAEPRIRRIAHPDGGFVLESAEPLAAYPDHLGLDLERQARQQPDATFLAERNPQGGWRRLSYAEAWNNARRIAASLLQRGFGQDTPVLILSGNSIDHAQMMLGAWLAGAPVAPVSVAYSLMSQDHAKVHHIFGLVKPKLVFAEKGAMFAAVLKGLGLQGVEVVCSAAPPEGIAATPFSALLQAEPDAAAEARFKAIRPDWVAKYLFTSGSTGLPKGVINTHRMLSSNQQSIAQIWPFLHDTPPHLLDWLPWNHTFGGNHNFNLVLRQGGSLHIDDGKPAPGLIDKTVTNLGDVSPTIYFNVPAGYAMLIPFLEQDEALCRRFFANLKLIFYAGAALPPDLWARLEALSVRTLGQRVVMTSSWGSTETAPLATAAHFLIERAGVIGVPIPGTRIKFVPSGAKHEMRVAGPNVTPGYLGDVAQQAAAFDTEGYYRIGDAGRLADDDDPNGGIVFDGRTAEDFKLMTGTWVHVGGLRVGALAACSPLLQDAVVTGHDRGFVGLLAWPTPAAKAMPLAELRQAIAAKLAAHNGAGSSMRIRRVLLLDDPASIDANEITDKGYINQRAVLERRHALVERLYAEPQHADVIAVE